The Anopheles gambiae chromosome 2, idAnoGambNW_F1_1, whole genome shotgun sequence genomic sequence tttgagttttttttctttccactaCTGACCCGCTAGAAATTGCTCTCTAGAATAGTGATAGCACACAAACCATCCAACATGTACACATTTTTACATCACTTATCAGTTAACAGATGGACGCTCTCATTTGCTTTCCGGGTTACTTGCACCGTTTAGATTAATGCGCTACATCACCGTTTCGATGACATGCGCTTTAGTTCATAATCTGATCCTTGATACTGTTGTAAGCGGCTTCAATCGGCGCTAGGACGACAATCACCACCATCGCTATGACCAGTCCGAGCACGATCAGTATGTACAGGAATAGCATCGACTTACGGAAGCCCGAGAACTGTgagagataaaaaagaacaaaaaaggacaaataaattaacacaCTCAGCCTGATAGAACTCTATAAACGGTACAACAACGTACAGCAGCATCCTGTTTCCGTTCGCTGGAGCTCATGGAATTTCGCGACGGAGTCATATCGGCCATTGGGAAGGACGTCACACGCTGGCCACTTCTTCGCTCGCTCACGCAGCCACCGATCTGTATCCAGGAGAAGATCTACACATTAACGCATTGCAGATGGACTGTTCGTGGCGACAACGGCCCCCCACCCGTGGTTAGTATCGGAAGTGGAAAAACCTGCCCTCGGTTAGCACCGGTGTATGTACAATTGATGTGCCAACGTGAACCATTCAATGGTTGGATTTATTTACAACACGACGAGTCTAAGCACCCACAGTCGAAGAGAATGTGCGCAAAACTGTTGCATTCCGGCAAGGTAATACCTTACCAGCGCGAAACCAGTTCGGTTGGCACAGTATCGTTATTAATGGCACAGTAACACCTGTACTGGCTAGTGCTCAGCAGAGATGTatctcaaaacacacacatttgaaaACAAACCCACTATACTCACGGAGAAAATCAGATGCATAAACACGTGGAAGGCGACGAACGCGACAAGGATAAAGTCCATCCACTCGGGTAGTTCGGCCTTCTGCAGCTGTACGGCAAAGAAGATGGCAACGATCGCGATCACGTGCGCCAGATTTCCACCCAGCCAGTGCAGCCAGTTGAAGATGGGCCGCTTGCTCGAGCCCGGATGTGGCCGGAAGAATGCACCGATGGGTTGCAGGAAGCACAGTACAGTCGTGACGATGCCGAGAATGGCGTGAGGATTGCGAACCTGCGACCAGCCTCCGATTTCAACAAAAATTACCACAATACCAGCGACTGTGAGGGCCCACGTGACAATCATCAGGAATCGATGCCACTGCAAAACGGAACGGACGGTTATCAATCTCTGATCATTCCACAAATCTGTGTCTGTACTGCAGCTTACCGCAAACCACTGATCTTTGCCGCACATCTGACTGCCAACCCAGGTCTGGCGGAAGTAGCGGGCAAGAAGAATGCCGAGCGAAGCCGTTCCGATCCAGGCGGTGATCATGAAGGCACCGTGCAGGCGGAGCAACAGCTTCGAAGATCCCTGCACCGGGCCAACCTCCGCCAGTGACTGCGGGCTGCCCGACACGTGACGGCCGATGTCGTGATAGTTGACGTTGGTTGCTACAGCACGAGGGAAGGAGATACGGATTAGTGTTTCACCAGAAGCACCGATCAAGCAAAACTGTAGCTGCACTTACATTCCACCGATGATCCGGCCGCAAGCAGCAGATGGAACTTATCGTTCAGCAGATCAAACTTCTGGCCCTTGACCGTGCTGACGGCGTCGCGTTCCACTTTGCAGTAAATCACACCATCATTGTACGACTTCTCCAGCACTTGGAAGATGTTTTGCGGCTGTAACGCGTAGAGAGTTGCCATTAATGGGTATTCTATATTCAACAGCAATGAAGATTCGCTTTGATACGTACCACTCCCAAACGTGTAGATCCATATGGACCAACCGTGGTCCACGAGGCGTAAGCGTTTACCGTACCCTGTTCCGGGACACATTCAATCACGGAGTCTTCACCCATCTTGGCGTCACTGGACAGTCCGAAGGCAACGTAAGCAGGACGATCTGAAAGACAGAACGTTACACACATTAGCTCGTTCCATTGAACTTCTATCCCGCTCACGCTACTCACTGTATCCTGCCTTCATTTCAAATACGTAACGCGCTCCCAGCACCGCGATCGTGACCACCGCCCGGCAGTTCTTGCTATCGACGCATCCCTCCGGAAATCCGAAGCATCCCTTGCTCTGTCCGCACTCCTCGTAGATCGGGTCGGCCGCTACCGGCGCTTCTGTTTGTGCCGGCCGGTAAGGTGGCACGGTTGTCGTCGTGGTCGGGCGCTTGGTCGGCGCCGTACCGGGCGCCACCGTCGTCGAGCTAGCTACCACGCGCACCCGTTCCGACGGAATGCCAACCCAGAACTTGTCGTAGTCCTGCGCGATCGTAGCGTTGAAGATCACATCGCCAACGAAGTTGTCCGGAGCGGTCCACTCAAGCGTCAGCTCCTGCTTCGggctggtgttggtgtgtgtggcCGTATCGCCTCCGGCCTGACAGTCGATCAGCTTGATCGCGCTCGCATCCGAGTCGACAAACCGGCCGACAATGTTGTTCGGCGGGTCGGCAGCACGGGCCTGTATCATGTAGCCCTTGAACACAATGTTGGCGGGGAAGGATTCGATATCGATCTTGAGCATCTGCCCGCTACCGACCACCGACGTTTGGGGCGTGATCAGGAACGGCGTCTTGGTGGTGAGCGGTGGGATGCCTCCACCGTGGAACGGCAGCATGTTGTCGCAGACCGATGTTGGCGCACCGTTCGGCAATCCGTACGATGGCACTAGCGTGCTCAGCACGAGTGCCAAGCAAAGTAGAGGTAGCATGGTGAAGGAAACTCCTTATCCTGTGGAGTGGACGAAAAAATGCACATTGAAGCAGCTCATTAGAATGACGAAAGACAAATGACAAGCATTGATGAGACTCTCACACTATTACATAATGGCACAGCAAATGGTAAGCTttgaacacataaaaaaagatgaaTCCAATAAATCGAATCATTATTGACACATTTATCATAGCTTAATTCGTAAGTGATTCCAATGCGAACCACTCCCATCGTTTTACAAGCGCTTCAGCAAACATctctcctctctttctctctatctatgCCTCCATAACTAGAAAGCTCGAAAGCTCTCAATTCCCTCAAGACTTGAGCCGTCCAGCCGATTTGTGCTGATATACTGTCTGGCCaagcaaccaacaaaaaatatccTTACCTCCCTTAACGCTGTACTTACGCACGCAGGCATATTAGTGTGCTTGGGGGTTAAagtaacaaaaagaaaatgttgAGCTGCACGGTTTAGACAAAAAAAGACTAGCACAGCATGAAGCTGCTACCGTATCTTGCCAAGCCCATCAAATTGATCCCATAAATCAAAGCAATCcggagaaacaaacaaacaaagctacaaacacacacacacacacacacacacacacacacactggcgcaACCAACAGCGTGTAGGAAAGTGCgagaacaaaacaatcaacactTATGggatgagcttttttttggtagGAGGCAGGGCGAGAGCAGcaaaacagttttttgttactgttctgAGTTTGCTTCTATGTTTTTCTACCGTCCTTTTGCACTCGAGCGGACAATTTGGCGCAGTTTTTTTCCGCACAATTTTTTCCATGTTTCCATGCATCTGTACCGGTTGTTTTTCTCGAGtctttattctttttctttgaagaaaaaaatattttccactGTGTAGTATACATTTTGCTACCATCCTTCGCAGGACGTCTCAATAATGCCAGAATTTGTGCAAGGGCCAGCTCGTGATATCGAAAGCACTACATCATGCCCTACTTGGGAGCGTAATTTAATGGTCAGGTACACCCGGTACCCCGCCACAACGGGAGCGTTCCCTCGACAAAgaacaccaacacacaagcacacacccacactcacATGCCTTCGCAATAAAGCATAACAAAGCGGCTCCTTCAAGGAGCCTTTGCACAGGTTCGGACCAAAACGGTAGCCAGGGACTGCCAAAAGCTTCGGGACGAATGCTTTCTTTGCTTCGATCATACTATACCTGCTTCTCGTTTCCTTATTCAACACAGCCAACAATGAATTTTCCACCCCAGTGCGGTACGAACTAAGCCAAGCATTTGTCGGACACTCTTGGTTGAAAATCTATCCGCTCCCTCTCGCCGGCCCACCGTCATCATCACGGTAAAAGGTGAGCCATGCAGAATGAAAACGATCAAAACACTTCTCCTTTCGATAGGGAGTAGACTGGCAGGTGGAAAAGGTGTGTTGCTATAATAaaaggcaaaagaaaacacccCACACTCAACCCCGGTATGCTTGACCGGAAGTGGTAATTGAGGGCAAGGATTTTGGAATAAATCTCCCATTGGGCTcagtttgttgtgtgtttgtgcttgttttataacttgtttttttttgctcgcagAATATTTTCCGCacactttttctcttttgtggCTTACGCATTCACCCAGACGATCGATAAGTCATATCGATGAGACAGAGGTAGTTGTactgaattaaaaaataaagttctttaaatttatcgtttttttccgTATTGCTCAATCgattttatttctattataTTTGATCACCACAGAAACATGGTTCCACCTATCGTTGCATGTCGCACCAACCGACTAGGCTGATGATATCTAGGGAATAAGTAGACCGGTCGCTTTTGTTAAGGTAAGGCGTGCTGGTCGAGTGGAGTTTCCCAGTACAAACCCGCGTGCAGCCGGGTTTCCCGCAAACAGGTAGAATGGAGGAATACATGAAAAAACTCATCAACTTAGCCCAGCTGCAGCGCAAGACATTGACCTCCCTCAGGGAGGTGGTTGCTGTGCGTTTGGTGCactctttcaatcaatgtgtAACGCTGACCCCGAGCTAGTGGGTTTCATTCTCCTGCTGCCaccgcatacacacacaacacgtgCAGAATGGTAGCGGGTGGGTGGGCTTAGAAGCGTAGGGGAGGAGATGTTTTCTTCAGCAATCCACTCGGACCATGCAATTACCGGACTGCAGGCTGCGTTTGCACTCTCGCCCATGCATGCAAGCTGGCGTGTGCATCTCGCATGTTGTCTATTGACGAAACATGGGCTCGGACCGATGTGTGGACAGTGCCGTGTCATGTCGACCGTCGGTCGTTGACCTTTTCGGTTGGTTCGACGCGATAAAAAGCAGCgtgattatttattgatcACCATGGTATGGTTTACTGTACATGCAGCAGATGGAGATTTGATAAGTAAATGTTATGAGAAAATGCAAAAGTTTCTATGCCATCAGTTTAATGTAGCTTTGAGACAACTACATAAAAGGATACCAATTTGGCGGTCTTCTTCAGGCAGCTTATAATGATTTTTCATTCCCAAGAGCAATAGAAGTAGattttttggatttttattaatatttagtGTGAATGTATAGGAAAGATTTCTTCAAAATATGAGCAagttcattaaaaataaacatgtaaaaaatgaaacatgtaAAAATGCACATTACG encodes the following:
- the LOC1274877 gene encoding putative ferric-chelate reductase 1 homolog isoform X1 codes for the protein MLPLLCLALVLSTLVPSYGLPNGAPTSVCDNMLPFHGGGIPPLTTKTPFLITPQTSVVGSGQMLKIDIESFPANIVFKGYMIQARAADPPNNIVGRFVDSDASAIKLIDCQAGGDTATHTNTSPKQELTLEWTAPDNFVGDVIFNATIAQDYDKFWVGIPSERVRVVASSTTVAPGTAPTKRPTTTTTVPPYRPAQTEAPVAADPIYEECGQSKGCFGFPEGCVDSKNCRAVVTIAVLGARYVFEMKAGYNRPAYVAFGLSSDAKMGEDSVIECVPEQGTVNAYASWTTVGPYGSTRLGVPQNIFQVLEKSYNDGVIYCKVERDAVSTVKGQKFDLLNDKFHLLLAAGSSVESTNVNYHDIGRHVSGSPQSLAEVGPVQGSSKLLLRLHGAFMITAWIGTASLGILLARYFRQTWVGSQMCGKDQWFAWHRFLMIVTWALTVAGIVVIFVEIGGWSQVRNPHAILGIVTTVLCFLQPIGAFFRPHPGSSKRPIFNWLHWLGGNLAHVIAIVAIFFAVQLQKAELPEWMDFILVAFVAFHVFMHLIFSIFSWIQIGGCVSERRSGQRVTSFPMADMTPSRNSMSSSERKQDAAFSGFRKSMLFLYILIVLGLVIAMVVIVVLAPIEAAYNSIKDQIMN
- the LOC1274877 gene encoding putative ferric-chelate reductase 1 homolog isoform X2, which produces MLPLLCLALVLSTLVPSYGLPNGAPTSVCDNMLPFHGGGIPPLTTKTPFLITPQTSVVGSGQMLKIDIESFPANIVFKGYMIQARAADPPNNIVGRFVDSDASAIKLIDCQAGGDTATHTNTSPKQELTLEWTAPDNFVGDVIFNATIAQDYDKFWVGIPSERVRVVASSTTVAPGTAPTKRPTTTTTVPPYRPAQTEAPVAADPIYEECGQSKGCFGFPEGCVDSKNCRAVVTIAVLGARYVFEMKAGYNRPAYVAFGLSSDAKMGEDSVIECVPEQGTVNAYASWTTVGPYGSTRLGVPQNIFQVLEKSYNDGVIYCKVERDAVSTVKGQKFDLLNDKFHLLLAAGSSVESTNVNYHDIGRHVSGSPQSLAEVGPVQGSSKLLLRLHGAFMITAWIGTASLGILLARYFRQTWVGSQMCGKDQWFAWHRFLMIVTWALTVAGIVVIFVEIGGWSQVRNPHAILGIVTTVLCFLQPIGAFFRPHPGSSKRPIFNWLHWLGGNLAHVIAIVAIFFAVQLQKAELPEWMDFILVAFVAFHVFMHLIFSIGGCVSERRSGQRVTSFPMADMTPSRNSMSSSERKQDAAFSGFRKSMLFLYILIVLGLVIAMVVIVVLAPIEAAYNSIKDQIMN